A window of Thermomicrobiales bacterium genomic DNA:
ACTGCGTCAACCCGACCAGCCCACAGGCGAAACGCGCGGCTGACCTGCAGGATCGGCTGCGAACATCCCTGGGACGAGAAGCGTTCGAGCGGGAGCGGGCGGTTGGGCAGGCATGGGAGATGGACGACGCCGTGCTGGAAGCGCTTGCCATCGCGCGCGCGGAGCGTGAGCGAACGCCGGCGTCCAGGGTCGGGCAAGGCGACGCATCGTACGGCAACCTGACTCCGCGAGAGCTCGATGTGTTGCGGCTGCTCGCGGACGGAAAGTCGAATCGCCAGATCGCCAGTACGCTCTTCATCACTCTGAAGACCGCCGATCACCATGTCGCCCGTATCCTGGCCAAGCTCGAATGCCGCAACCGCGCGGCGGCCGTTGCGTTGGCCTATCAACACGGGCTTGTGGTGGCGCGTTGACTTACTGGCTCGCGCGGAAGAGCCCTCGGGTTCCGCTTGCGGTGTCCGAAGAGGGGGCAGCGATTTCGGCATCGCGCTCGCTTACTGACCGCCCTACGCGATAGTCCGGTTTCGGCTCCTCGTCCGGCGACCATGGCCGCAAACCAGCCTGCAACGCCGGGGCAGCATCATCCGGGCCGCCGATCTTGAAGCGCATGCCCTTGAGATCGGCAACGATCTGTTCGAGCTCCCCCCTGGTCATCGTCAGTTTGGCGTGTTGATCGCGCACGAAACGGGAATAGGGGGCGATGGCGCTTTCCATCCGATTGACCGAACGCTGCAGCTCGTGCTCGAACTGTTCGTTCATGACCGAGATCAGGTTTTGCTCCAGTTCGGTCGAACGCTTGCGGAACTCTTCCCGTGTTTGCTTGCGCTTGCGTGGCAGGATGAACAACCCAAGTCCGGCCAGCAGGCTGGCGGCCACGATACCCGTCACATCGACCGCGACGGTGCTTGCCGCAGCCACAACCAGCGCTCCGAGCCCGATTGCGCCGACTTCAGCAATCGCAGTTTGCGCGACGGCATTGCGCACCGAGAGCGAGAGATCGTTGGCCGATTTGTCCGGGTCGTAGCGATCGACCTCCTCCTGCGCGCGCTTCGACACCGAATCGAGCAATGCCCGCCGGTCGTAGCGGAACTGGCTGCTCACCTCGCCCACCATCTGGTCTTCGTACTGCGCCAGGCGACGCCGGTCGAGATAGCCATTGATCGCTTCCCAGGTGCGCAGATCCTGTTCCACCATCCAGTCGATCAACTCGTTGACGGTTGCGTCGATCTCCTCTTCGGTATCGCCGACCACCTTTCGCTCGAACTCGGCTTTGATCTTGTCCTTGTTCATCAGGTCGATCACGCGCCCGATGCGGATCGTGTCTTCGAAGAAATCGTCGCCGCGGGCGTTCATCTTGCCGATGATGTTCTCGATCCGGTCGAGGTGATAGGCGAACTGCTTGCGCATGTCCTCCTGATAGAGCTCGAGCTGCCGGTCGATGGTGCGCAGCGTATCGATATCCTCGGTCAGGACCGCCAGGCGCTCATTCGTCGTCTTCAGGTAGACATCGGCCAGGTGCTGCGCGGTGCCCAGCGGGCTCAGCAGCTTGAGGCGAATGCGCCCCTCTTCGTCCAATGTCTCGAAGATGTAGTTCTGCAGGTTGCCAAACCGGCTCTCTTCCCACAGCCGCTGGCTTTCGGTCAGATTGCGGTCGGCCAGCTCGTTTGCCTGCTGGGCCTGCAATGCCGACACCGGGAAGATCTCGGGAGCGATGCCGAGCAGGCGCGAAATGTTCGTATCGACGAACTCGATGACTTGCTTGACGCTCGCCTGATCGCGCAGGAGGTCGATCTTGTTGATGACCACCACGATCTTCTTGCCCCAGTCCTTTACCCCCTCCATGAACTCGCGTTCCGATTCGGTGAATGGCCGGTCAGCCGAGGTGACGAAGAAGACGATATCGGAACGGGGAACGAACTTCTGGGTCAGTGCTTCGTGTTCGCGGATGATGGCGTTCGTGCCGGGAGTATCGACCACGGTGATATCGATCAGGAACGGCGCGGGATAGGTCCGCTCGATGCTCCCATCGCCCAATCGTCTATCGCCAATACGCTCGCCGTAGGTGAGGATGTTGATGACCGCGGTGGTAGGCGTCACGCCTTCCGGCAGAATCTGGCCGCCGATGAGCGCATTGATGAAGGCCGACTTCCCGGCGTTGAACTCGCCCACCACCACCAGCATAAAGAGCGATGTGAGCTGCTCCTTCGCATCCGCGATCTGCCGGCGGTCTTCCTCGGTGGCGGGGTAGTCGTCGAGCAATACCGCAAGCCGAGTGAGGATGGACAGTTCCTCGTCGACCAGCTCGTGCTGCCGGTCGGACAACACTACGCTCGATTGCTCTGCCGCTCCTGGAGCGCCACGTCTTCGGCGAAAAAGATCTCTCATGCGAACAGGTCCTTAGCGCGCTGGATCGAGCCGGGCATACGCTGGAAACGGATCGGGTCCGAGCAGGGGAAGCGCATACGCCGCGAACGCATTCGTAGGCGCCAGCTTCCGGTCGTCAAAGTATGCCTGAGGAAGCGACCGCACGCGATTCGCTACCTCACCGAGGTCGACATACCGTGTGGTGAATGCTGGCGGGAACGCCGCATCGCGCTCGATAGCGGCCATGACTCCGCCTTGTCCGCGCGCAATGGCCGCGACCGCCGCTCGTCCGCTCTCGTAGGCAAGGCGTTGGTCGGTTGGCGATGCGAGCGATATCGACATCCGGGTCGCCGAACCAGGCCGTTCGACCCGGGCGCGAACACCGGTCGCGGCTCGCAGCTGCCGCGCCAACCCTTCGCCTGCGGAGGAGAAGTAGGGATGGCCAAATGGATCGATGTACTCCGGTTCGTTCCCGCCCAGGTGATTGCCGCTGGAATCGCGCAATGTTTCCGGCACGATCGCGACCGCGAATCCAAGCGATGCAACCCGGTCCATCAAGGCGGTCACCATTGCCTCTGCTGAAGCTGGCGGCGCTTCGGGAAGAAAGACGAGTGGCTGCAGGTCGGTATCGTGCTCGGCAAACCCGAGCGACCCGCTCAATGGCAACCATCCCGCATCGCGGCCGGGAACCTCGATCAGCTTGACGGGGTAGAGGTTGGGAGCCGAAAGGGAGTCCCAGGTTGCATCCCGCACCAGATTGGCAAGGAACTTCGCGGCGGAGGGGAAGCCTGGGCAGAAATCGGTCCCGATCAGGTCGTTGTCGACTGTCTTTGGCGCGAGCACGGCAGGAAGCGCTCCCTGCGCGCGCTCACTGAGTTTGCGTGCCGAATCGGCCGAGTCGTTCCCGCCGATCAGCACGATCCCGCGCACGTAATGGGCGCGTGCAATCGCTATTGCCCGATCCAGCTGCTCCTCGTTCATTTTGAGTCGGCTCGTGCCCAGGGCTGAGCCCGGCGTGGCTCGCAGCCGGGCGAGCTCTGGCGTCCCAAGGTTGGTCAGGTCGACGAACGCCTCGTCCAGGAACCCAGCCATGCCGTTGCGCATGCCGAGCACGCGAGCGAAGTGACCGAGTCCGGCTTCGACCGCTCCGGCGAGCGACGCATTGATGACCGCGGTGGCGCCGCCGGATTGCCCGATCAGCAGCGTGCCTTGTCTCATGCGATCGATCCAATCAATCGATGGGGGTTCCAACGAGGTGCGTGCGCGGCGATTCCAGCAGCCAGACGGCATAGGCTGCCCGCTGTTCCACGCGTTCTTCCCAGTCCTCGGGAAGGTAGAAAACCGCCTCGATTTGTGACGCATCCAGCCCAAGGAGCGCCGCCACTCGCTCTTGCGCGGCGTCGATCTGTTCCAGAGGGATCTCTCCGATCAGCACGAGCGGGATCGAGCCTTCCGCGCCCGACACCGCGGACTGCGTCAGCGGCAAAGTCGCAGCGATGAACGCGGATTCCAGCCCCGGAATCTCGTCCAGTGTGCTGCGGAGCACCTCGGCTGGTTCCAGCGCGCTCACGACCAGGGCAGTCAATTCCCGGATCGAGGGACCCTCGGGGTTGACCCGATAGCGCCGTGAAGCGCCCTCACGTTGCGAGACCAGAATGCCCAACCGCTCCAGCTTGTAGCACTCATGTTGCAACGAACTGATCGGGAGCTCCAGGATGCGTGAGAACTCGGTGAGGGAATAGGCGAGATGGGGTCGCGGAATCGTCTGGCCCAGCACCGCAGCGCGGACCTTCGACGCGAAAAGCTCTGAAAGGAATTCGTTCAAGGCGACTCGCCACCCGCGAATCTGACGACGATCTGTCCTTACGATCGAATCGTAACACGAAATAGTCGTGTACGTATGCGGGTGAACGCGATCATGGGAACCGGAATAGCGGAGATTGCCACGAACCGGGGCGTGTCCGGTTCAGCGCCTGTCGGTTGATGCCGTGGCCTTATCTCCCAACCCCGCCGCCGTCCTTCACCCGGAATGTCGTCGCTCCGCAGTTCGGGCACTTCAGGGGGCGCAGCAGTCCCGGCTCCTGCGTGCCGCATCGCTCGCAGACCCAGATCGTGCGGGCATAGCGGCGCATCAGCTCGCGACGGGTCACGATGCCGATGAGTTGACCATCGTGCACGACGGGCAACTGGCGCACACCGTGGAGACCCATCAGTTCGATCAACTCGCCCACCGGCGCCATCTCTTGCACCGTGATCACACCGCGGCTCATGATGCTTCCGGCGGTGAGGCCGCGTTTGCTGATGATGTCGTATTCGGTCACCATGCCGACCAGCTTCTGCTCGTCGTCCAGCACCGGCATGCCACCCAAATCGTGCGATTCCAGCACGGCGATGACGTCCGCCACGGGCGCCTCGGCGGTCACGACCGGCACGTCGGTCAGCATCACATCACGCGCGTTCAGCGCAGTTTCCATAGGAGTTCGCCTCTCAGACGCAGACTGCGTTCTTTCGGCGAAAAGTGTACCGTTACGCGGGAAACGGACATCGTTCGGGAGCCTCGAAATGCCGCGACCAACGCAACCCGCGGAACACGCCATTCGCCCTGTCATCCTGAGCGAAGCCGAAGGATCTCCTCGCCGCAGCGAGTGTGCTTGGCAAGCCCGGCTCAAGCGCGGGTGGGCGCGCCGAATCAGCTAGCAGAAGGAGCGTTCCGAATGCCGCGACCAACGCAACCCGCGGAACACGCCATTCTCGGTCTGCTCTATTTCGAGCAGGAAGGCGGTCACGGCTACGATCTGGCGCGTCATTTCGGCGACGATCAGCCGCTTGGCGACATCCTCAAGCTCGAACCGGGCATGCTCTATCACCACTTGAAGAAGCTGGCCCGCACCGGTTGGGTCACGGTCGATATCGAGCCCCAGGGAACCCGGCCCCCGCGTCAGATCTATACGCTGACCGACGAAGGCAAGGCCGAACTGCTGAATTGGCTGCGCGAACCGGTGGGACATACCCGCGAGATCCGGCTCGAGTTCCTGGTCAAGCTCTATTTCGCCCGCCAACTCGATCCGGCGCTTGCCTCGGACCTCATTCGCGGACAGCTCGACAGGAGCCGCGAGGTGGAAGCCAATCTCCAGGCTCGCCTGGCGGAATCGACTGCTGGTGCAGATGACTTTGGCCGTCAGGTGCTCGATCTCCGTCTCTTGCAGACGCGCGCGGCGATTTCCTGGCTCGAATCGCTTTAGCCCCATCGTTTGGGCACAAGGCTCGCCTGACGATAACGTGACCATCCCCACTTGCCCCGTTCACAGTTGGGCACGTTTCGCGCGTTCACCTGCGCGGGTCGATGGGGACCGTCCCAACTTTCCATATGGGACAATACCGACTAGCTACCGAATCGCTCCTTCGACCCCAGGACTGCCAGACGAAGGAATCGCGCCGAGAGGAATTCCATGGACGCAAAGATGCTCGACTACGCATTTTTCGAGGGCAAGATCGTTCCGTTCTCCGAAGCGAACGTGAGCATCGGCACCCACGCGCTGCAATATGGCACCGGAGCATTTGCCGGTGTGCGCGGCTATCTGGACCAGGACGGCGCCACGATCAACATCTTTCGCTTGCCGGAGCACGCCGCTCGTCTCGCCAATTCCGCCAAGCTGTTGCGCATGGAGCTTCCCTACGATGCCGATGACATGGCGCGCATCATCATCGAGCTAACCGAGAAGAATGCCCCGTCCGGCGATATCTACATCCGTCCATTTCTCTACAAACCGGCCGTCCAGCTCACCCCGCGCTTGCGGGGCATCGGCGACGAGTTCGCGGTCTATCAGATGCCGATGGGCGATTACCTGTCGCTCGACCGGGGGCAGAAGGCGGTCATTTCCTCGTGGGTTCGCATTCCGGATGCCGCTATCCCGAGCCGCGGCAAGCTCTCTGGCGCCTATGTGAATTCCGCGTTCGCCAAGGATGAGGCGGTCGAGAACGGCGCCGATGAGGCGATCATGATGAACACAGCCGGAAAGATCGCCGAGGGAAGCGGTTGCAACCTCTTCATCGTGCGGCACGACCGGTTGATCACCCCGCCGTTCTCGAGCGACATCCTGGAAGGCGTCACCCGCCGCTCGATCCTGAAGATGGCCAGGAGTGCCGGGATCGATATCGAGGTGCGCGAGATCGACCGCACCGAGCTCTACATCGCGGATGAAGCCTTCTTCTGCGGCACTGGGGTGCAGATCGCCTGGATCGAGTCGGTGGACGGCCGCACGATCGGTAGCGGCAAGGTGGGACCGATCACGGACCAACTGCGCACGATCTTTTTCGATACAGTCCGCGGCAAGAACCAGCAGTATGCGCACTGGCTCACACAAGTGAAGATTCCGCAGGTCGCAATGGCGGGCTAACCCGGAGCACGCGGCACGCGGCCGGCAGCATGCAGCATTACGGGGCGGTAACGATGCCGCCCCGTTTCGCATTTACGAACGCTCGCGTCGCAGGGCTCAGGACCCGGAACTCAGGGCGTCCTCGACATATTGCCGCGCCGTATCCTCGGTTAGTGGACCAAAGACGATCGCTGACACCGTGCCATCCGGGCGGATGAAGACCGTCGCTGGATAGGTGTCGACTCCAAAGGACTGTGTGACCGGACCGATGGTGTCGCTTGCCCCGGCGGTGTCGCGGCCAATCGGATAGGTGATGCCCAGCCGTTCGACCATCGCCAGCGCGTTTTCATTGTTGTCGCGCTTGACGCCCACACCAACGATCGTGGCGGGTGTGCCCTCTGTCGAAAATTCGGCGCTCAGTTGTTCCAGTGCTGGCATTTCCTCCTCGCAAGGAGCGCACCATGAGGCCCAGAAATTGAGCACGACGGCCCGTCCGGCGAGGTCTGTATTGGAAACGGTCGAGCCGTCGATCAGTTCGAGCGTCCATGCCGGCGCAGGTTGATCGATGAGCACCCCGGCGCGGGGGAGATCCGCGTCCGGTTGCCACTCCTTCCAACCGATGTACGCAATGACCAGGACGATACCGAGCGCGAGCAACGCCGGCGTGTATTTGGCATAGCTGCCGTACCCGACGCGTCCGTGCTCGAACGGATCGTCTTCGGGCAGCTCGTCTGGTGAAACTGGATCGTCTTTCTGCGCGTCGTCGGTCAAGGCAAACTCTGCACCGCCGCGTCGACCTGGGCCTGGACCGCTTCGGGAGCGCCATCTGACACGGTGAGGATGTTGCTTCCCTGAGATATCACCAATACGCCGGTCGCGGCATCGGCCCCGGAAGGTGTGGTGAGCTGGATCGCGTCCAGATCGATCTTCGCCGTCTCTTTCTCACGTGCCTCAGGACTCTCGAAGATGAACACGTAGACCGGAGCGCCTTCGACGAGTAGCTGTTGACCGACTGGTGTGAGTCCTTCGACACGAACCGTCTGCCGGCCATATTCCACCGTGGCGCCCTGCGCCACAATGGCGTCGTGCACGTTCTTCAGTTCAGCATGTCCGGGGACGCTTTGCGGTGTGGGAACCGGTCCGACATCGTCATTCCGTTCCTGGTACCAGGAATAGGCCACGAACGCGAAGAGCACGGCGGCCACGATGAAAAGCAGGTTCGAAATCCACCTGCGGACCGGGATATTGCGTTGCTGACTCACAGGTTGCTCCCAAACGGCGAACTGTTGCTTGCTAGTCTACGATGCCGGCCGATCGGTGAGGGATAGCGCGTGAAAGAACGTGAGGTAAAAAATTTCCTTTCCTCCAGTACAATCAGTGGTCGAGGACGCTTCCGGCGCGAAGGGCGGCGCGGAACCGGGGGCGTAGATTGCGTAGTTATTGATCAATGTGCACCAGCCCCGTTACCCGTTGTGATGGGCGCTGCTTAAGGAGAGTCTCATCGATGTCGAAATCAGCCCACACAGTTGCCGACAGCGTCACGTTGTCGCTGCTCGATATAGTTCCCCGACTGAATCGATGGGCGGAGGCCAGCGTCTCCCGAGCCGCCGGTGAGAACCGGCTCAGTTTGCGTCAGCTTTCCGCGCTCACCATGATCGAGAGTGAAAAGACCACGCTTGGCGATGTCGCGCGCCGTCTGATGGTCACACCGGCGGTCGTCACCGGATTGATCGACCGGTTGGAGAAGCGCGGCTATGTGCGGCGCATCAACAGCACCGACGATCGTCGCCGCGTGCTGCTGGCGCTCACCGACGAGGGACGCGCCGCGGCAGAGTCGGTGTCCCGCCAGTTGCAGGGGGAAATGGCGGCTGCGCTCGTCTCCTTCTCTGGTGCCGATCTCGAGCAACTCGACCGTAGCTTGACCAAGCTGCGCCCGGTGGCCACCGAACTGGAACTCACGACACCTGCGAGCTAACGATCGGGATCCTCGTTTGATACGACGCGGTCGTCACCCGCGAACGCATCAGGAGCGGCGCGGAGCTGAGGGCTCTTGCCCGCTTCCTGAAGCGTGGTGGTGATCTGTCGCTCGAGCGCTGCGGCGGACATTCCTTCCGCACCATGCACGAGCAACCCGGGTCCCATCGAACTCACAGTCAGCCCGGCATCGGCCAACGCCGTGCGCACGGCCTGGGTATCGTCCTCTTGCTCCGGTTGGA
This region includes:
- a CDS encoding diphosphate--fructose-6-phosphate 1-phosphotransferase, whose product is MRQGTLLIGQSGGATAVINASLAGAVEAGLGHFARVLGMRNGMAGFLDEAFVDLTNLGTPELARLRATPGSALGTSRLKMNEEQLDRAIAIARAHYVRGIVLIGGNDSADSARKLSERAQGALPAVLAPKTVDNDLIGTDFCPGFPSAAKFLANLVRDATWDSLSAPNLYPVKLIEVPGRDAGWLPLSGSLGFAEHDTDLQPLVFLPEAPPASAEAMVTALMDRVASLGFAVAIVPETLRDSSGNHLGGNEPEYIDPFGHPYFSSAGEGLARQLRAATGVRARVERPGSATRMSISLASPTDQRLAYESGRAAVAAIARGQGGVMAAIERDAAFPPAFTTRYVDLGEVANRVRSLPQAYFDDRKLAPTNAFAAYALPLLGPDPFPAYARLDPAR
- a CDS encoding PadR family transcriptional regulator, with the translated sequence MPRPTQPAEHAILGLLYFEQEGGHGYDLARHFGDDQPLGDILKLEPGMLYHHLKKLARTGWVTVDIEPQGTRPPRQIYTLTDEGKAELLNWLREPVGHTREIRLEFLVKLYFARQLDPALASDLIRGQLDRSREVEANLQARLAESTAGADDFGRQVLDLRLLQTRAAISWLESL
- a CDS encoding branched-chain amino acid transaminase encodes the protein MLDYAFFEGKIVPFSEANVSIGTHALQYGTGAFAGVRGYLDQDGATINIFRLPEHAARLANSAKLLRMELPYDADDMARIIIELTEKNAPSGDIYIRPFLYKPAVQLTPRLRGIGDEFAVYQMPMGDYLSLDRGQKAVISSWVRIPDAAIPSRGKLSGAYVNSAFAKDEAVENGADEAIMMNTAGKIAEGSGCNLFIVRHDRLITPPFSSDILEGVTRRSILKMARSAGIDIEVREIDRTELYIADEAFFCGTGVQIAWIESVDGRTIGSGKVGPITDQLRTIFFDTVRGKNQQYAHWLTQVKIPQVAMAG
- a CDS encoding TlpA disulfide reductase family protein yields the protein MTDDAQKDDPVSPDELPEDDPFEHGRVGYGSYAKYTPALLALGIVLVIAYIGWKEWQPDADLPRAGVLIDQPAPAWTLELIDGSTVSNTDLAGRAVVLNFWASWCAPCEEEMPALEQLSAEFSTEGTPATIVGVGVKRDNNENALAMVERLGITYPIGRDTAGASDTIGPVTQSFGVDTYPATVFIRPDGTVSAIVFGPLTEDTARQYVEDALSSGS
- a CDS encoding MarR family transcriptional regulator yields the protein MSKSAHTVADSVTLSLLDIVPRLNRWAEASVSRAAGENRLSLRQLSALTMIESEKTTLGDVARRLMVTPAVVTGLIDRLEKRGYVRRINSTDDRRRVLLALTDEGRAAAESVSRQLQGEMAAALVSFSGADLEQLDRSLTKLRPVATELELTTPAS
- a CDS encoding helix-turn-helix domain-containing protein gives rise to the protein MNEFLSELFASKVRAAVLGQTIPRPHLAYSLTEFSRILELPISSLQHECYKLERLGILVSQREGASRRYRVNPEGPSIRELTALVVSALEPAEVLRSTLDEIPGLESAFIAATLPLTQSAVSGAEGSIPLVLIGEIPLEQIDAAQERVAALLGLDASQIEAVFYLPEDWEERVEQRAAYAVWLLESPRTHLVGTPID
- a CDS encoding dynamin family protein, with amino-acid sequence MRDLFRRRRGAPGAAEQSSVVLSDRQHELVDEELSILTRLAVLLDDYPATEEDRRQIADAKEQLTSLFMLVVVGEFNAGKSAFINALIGGQILPEGVTPTTAVINILTYGERIGDRRLGDGSIERTYPAPFLIDITVVDTPGTNAIIREHEALTQKFVPRSDIVFFVTSADRPFTESEREFMEGVKDWGKKIVVVINKIDLLRDQASVKQVIEFVDTNISRLLGIAPEIFPVSALQAQQANELADRNLTESQRLWEESRFGNLQNYIFETLDEEGRIRLKLLSPLGTAQHLADVYLKTTNERLAVLTEDIDTLRTIDRQLELYQEDMRKQFAYHLDRIENIIGKMNARGDDFFEDTIRIGRVIDLMNKDKIKAEFERKVVGDTEEEIDATVNELIDWMVEQDLRTWEAINGYLDRRRLAQYEDQMVGEVSSQFRYDRRALLDSVSKRAQEEVDRYDPDKSANDLSLSVRNAVAQTAIAEVGAIGLGALVVAAASTVAVDVTGIVAASLLAGLGLFILPRKRKQTREEFRKRSTELEQNLISVMNEQFEHELQRSVNRMESAIAPYSRFVRDQHAKLTMTRGELEQIVADLKGMRFKIGGPDDAAPALQAGLRPWSPDEEPKPDYRVGRSVSERDAEIAAPSSDTASGTRGLFRASQ
- a CDS encoding CBS domain-containing protein, encoding METALNARDVMLTDVPVVTAEAPVADVIAVLESHDLGGMPVLDDEQKLVGMVTEYDIISKRGLTAGSIMSRGVITVQEMAPVGELIELMGLHGVRQLPVVHDGQLIGIVTRRELMRRYARTIWVCERCGTQEPGLLRPLKCPNCGATTFRVKDGGGVGR